A stretch of the Methylacidiphilum caldifontis genome encodes the following:
- a CDS encoding 2-dehydropantoate 2-reductase, with protein MAQKDQKNLHSINHKEKIAVIGAGAIGLFYGGLLAKSGYNVHFLMRKDLDLVKERGLIIEWGKETFHLYPVQAFSSTPQIGPCKWVIIALKSSANDVLLELLPPLLSPETVLVCFQNGIDNEKWLYENFGPRVVIGGILFVCINRTGPGKVTNFGFGKVELGQFNSLPGKEVNEFESMLRNAGIETEKVNSLEEARWKKLVWNIPFNGLSVAAGGIDVAEILARPELERATRELMEEIINAARAMGYAINHDFIELQLTKTRKMGNYKPSSLFDYFEKRPLEIEAIWGRPLKKAREKGINLPKLQLLYALLDSLNSRM; from the coding sequence ATGGCTCAAAAAGATCAAAAAAATCTTCACAGTATTAATCATAAAGAGAAGATAGCCGTTATAGGTGCAGGAGCCATTGGCCTATTTTATGGGGGACTTTTAGCAAAGTCAGGATATAATGTTCACTTTTTAATGAGGAAGGATCTGGATCTAGTAAAAGAAAGGGGACTTATTATTGAATGGGGGAAAGAAACATTCCATCTTTATCCTGTTCAAGCTTTCTCCTCGACACCTCAGATTGGCCCATGTAAATGGGTCATTATCGCTTTGAAAAGTTCTGCCAATGACGTTCTTCTTGAATTGTTACCTCCGTTACTTTCTCCTGAAACGGTTCTTGTTTGCTTTCAAAATGGAATTGATAATGAAAAGTGGCTTTATGAGAACTTCGGGCCAAGGGTAGTCATTGGAGGCATATTGTTTGTATGCATCAACCGTACCGGGCCAGGGAAGGTTACCAATTTTGGTTTTGGTAAAGTAGAACTTGGACAGTTTAATTCGTTGCCTGGTAAAGAAGTAAACGAGTTTGAATCCATGCTTCGTAACGCGGGCATTGAAACAGAAAAAGTCAACTCATTGGAAGAGGCTCGTTGGAAGAAACTGGTGTGGAATATTCCTTTTAATGGTTTATCTGTCGCTGCCGGGGGAATAGATGTGGCTGAAATTTTAGCTCGACCTGAACTTGAGCGTGCCACTCGAGAATTAATGGAGGAAATTATCAATGCGGCTAGAGCAATGGGATATGCCATTAACCATGATTTTATTGAATTACAACTCACAAAAACGAGGAAAATGGGTAATTATAAACCCTCAAGTCTATTTGATTATTTTGAAAAGAGGCCCTTAGAAATAGAGGCGATATGGGGTAGGCCTCTTAAGAAGGCCAGAGAAAAGGGGATCAATTTACCTAAGCTCCAGTTGCTTTATGCTCTTCTCGATTCGTTGAATAGCAGGATGTAA